catacaatatcacatactaaaaatcatcaaattatgaattttttcaaattttctgacatatcgtcttaaaacgaatgtaatttttataaattaaaatattgcgtaaatttatataaaaaatcggaaaccggtttagtttttcttatgatatcactcattgtcatttattttggATAGCTGCATATTGAGCCACGGACCATCAAATATACGATGCATATATACATcattatgcatttaagggttaaacaagtggaatcatataggacatatatgtaggtaaacataccaaaagtatacagctaagatacgcgatccggccaccgcgccccgcgccccacggccggttggtcagcgacaccttcttgtaactcacgaggccctggtacttgctcttagttaaattacaatttggatagttttttttctcgattttggccacagtagcctatggagactaacaagcaacgctaagcggtgttcgtagtctatggatcttgctatattacgggtgtcacatgcgcgtttctgacttctgaagcaattttattgtttctactataatagaacctaatgaatattttgtaaattggcagcaatgcacttagtattcatctgtcagagatgacaattaaaattaggttggcaacaatgcatttcatacaataatttttaagtggtaattacacgaagtatcgtaaaagtaccaaaaagatactgcgtgtatgcacaaatactcttttggggaatagactaaagatttgtcttgacaactataacataggggtttaaaggtgtgtgtacgaccttttaaatgacaaataaaggtatgggagtagaaaaaatttgtaacgttataactacttataacattacagtacaaattttcctactaccacagatacgaaagttctcatagtaaaattggttgtaataaagctggtcatttcctacggtttctgagcgcattatagagcactaatgacatgtgtgtagatacaaattttaacggtattgtatctggagaaacccaaacttagtatgttttgaaaaatatttttattataattgaaaaaaaaaatgactcaaatgtaatgatgtgatctatttttggaatcggctcagaaagccctttcgtttaatactacacacgataggtttctaaacaattttttttttaatttcatacaaaaaaaatatgacgtcataactcctctcgtttttttttatttgttggtgcttcgggtcaaattgattcaaatgtcctaaagatcaatcgtaccgattttcatacctttaacaccatttgcagcgttttttggcaaACCGCTaacgctataacaacagcattaaacaactggtagtcgaattttattctttactatgcagcgtggcatcggcatcgcacgcggcgccgcacgccgcttggcggcaccgcgcgcggcgaaactcaccgctttgcggcaccgcgcgcggcgaaacgcaccgctttgcggcaccgcgcgcggcgccgcgcaccgctttgcggcgccgcagcgcggcaccgcagaattttgcgttgcggcgggcgtcgccgcagatttctgcggtgccgcgccgcgcggcggcggcggcgccgcaccgctgacatgtggccgggccctaattGAGGCAGTTCCTGACGGAGTGGCTGAAGGGCACGAACATGGCGGGGTGCGGCAGCGGGCCCTGCAGGAACCGCTCGGGGCGGAACTCCTCCGCGTCGGGCCCCCAGTACGCGGGGTTGTACACTAACCGAGGCAGTTCCTGACGGAGTGGCTGAAGGGCACGAACATGGCGGGGTGCGGCAGCGGGCCCTGCAGGAACCGCTCGGGGCGGAACTCCTCCGCGTCGGGCCCCCAGTACGCGGGGTTGTACACTAACCGAGGCAGTTCCTGACGGAGTGACTGAAGGGCACGAACATGGCGGGGTGCGGCAGCGGGCCCTGCAGGAACCGCTCGGGGCGGAACTCCTCCGCGTCGGGCCCCCAGTACGCGGGGTTGCGGTGCGTGCCCCAGATGTTGAACATCAACGCCGTCTCGTCCACCAGCGTTATGCCTGACGctacaattaataaatatttttgaagtgaaaacttctttagcggcgctgggcactttttgaagtggggaaaaaatgataaactcgagacaacgtaaggcgatcacgtgaccgtaaggggcgtaaggtgatCACGTGGCCGTAAGCTCCGttaggtggccactcataatttaaatggcatttaaatcaataaagaaaaaccatagaaaaactcaatgttatttgacatttatgttgcggcaagactctttacctatgttcaaataatttgacgttgtcatggcagtatgtaaataaacatgtcactgaaaaagtgtgatcttatttgacaataataataatatataatacataaatagaataacaataataacaataacaataacaatatttttattcataatttaaaGTTTAGCAGGAACGTTACattgaaccccgcactaggcatggcctgtatcgcgggggtcatgatcatcacgagttaccagaaataaaattacctccgctaaacgtatatgtatcgtgttaccgggcgtcggtaacatagtggggtgagtgcaaccgttgttgcttgtttttatttaacaaacGCATGTAGAATCTACATAATATAGTCTGCTGGCAAAGACAGTTGGAAAAGGCGTGATTGTCAAAATTACTATGATAACCAGTAACTTCGTGTCGACTTTTTTGAATTTGCTACCGTATCATCTTTCTACTGATAGGAACAGGGTAATGCCATAATATATAGGCACAAAATATTACGATATCGTCCACCACATACATCTATTCTGTTACCGTCgacaataataaaaaagcgACTGCAAACCATCTACATAGACTGCTTTATCGCGGCGATAAATCGTGTCGTTGCAACGTATGTAACATATCAGGAATTGAAATAAATGGTGTGCGTCGTGTGTGATGCGGTGCATCTAAGTGTGAGGATTTGGAAAACTTACGCAGAAGTGTATCCTCGTGGACCTCTCGCACCACTATCGGCACCGGTGGGTAGAGTCGCAGGCTCTCCTTGATGACGGCCTCCAGATACGTCAGCTTCGGCAGATCCTCGACGGTCACGGCGCGGTCCGACTCACCGAACACTTCTTGTAGTCTGATAAAGAAAATATACTACTCAATTTAATCAGTTATTAGATGAGCAAAGGGTAAAACCTGTCAGTAAGGGTTGCCATATTAAAATATGGAATATCGTAACAAAAGTCCATACATCACcctaaaaatcctgacattgaaggaatgagctgcctgtttcgctcaggcaggcacaatcggttgcgtcgttcaaggagaggttaaagaagctatggctatctgatctgactgattaatttgtctatatttctattgtatagttgctttatatctttctaattctttccaatttttagtgtattttccccattcctttttgtgtaatatatgtatgtttatcctatacattttgtatgtatttatatcctttatctttctggtaccttgttgtacattttgctgcatttgtcaacctcttttcactttctcctctcatctactcaaaggttaactggaagagatccctcaaagggataagttcgcctttgtacttcttactaattgtatgttatttttaatatgtctttttgtacaacaaagagtttactactactactactactactactacatttcCTGGACAGTCATTACACCCAAAATAAATCCCGTATTCAGGTATGCTTACTCCTGGTACACCTTATCCTGCACGTCCGGGTACCGGGACAGCAGCACGGCGGTGAAGCTGATCGCGGTTGCCGACGTGTCGCTCCCGGCAACCATGAACACCAGCAGCTCCTCTCGCAGCTCCAAGTCCGAGTAGCCCTTCTCTAGTCCTCCAGAAGACTGGATTATCACGTCGATGAAATTTGACAGTTCATTGTTGTTTTCTAGAATTAATTTTACATTCAATCGACCACTACACTCGTTGTTTCTGTCTTCATCggtaatttttttaggttttcgtctgtctgtctgtccgtcctaGGTGCTAGTTGGCTAGGAAGCTGCAATTTGGCTGATGGATATATAAATCAATCATGCTGACGGACATAATGTGATATGTTCTTGGACATTTAAAAGTATCTTTCCCCGTCTAATACGGCAAGCGATATGTGATATCTTGTAGCaggtatataagtacctatctacctatgCTCCGGTGTCTCCGGAGTTTTTCCACGTGACTATTTAATCGTTGTCCTAGATTTGTAATTGCttgggttttaattttaatatattaatagTATGAAggtattataagtaggtacataagtacctacctacctacatacttactaaAATTATTAAGTCCAGATTCAGTTACTTTTtcctttttcttttgtatattcTGTAAATAAGTAATAGAAAAGGTATGAATTAAATATAGTAATGAAAATGAGTAGGTAAATGATTATAATGGAATTATTATACTCTTTGGGCGTCTTGTAGCGTCATAGTTCAGCCTAGTTTGATCGTCGATCGATCGAACTAAGTGTAATTTTAGAATTCCTCGTGGTTCGATGGTCGAACTAAGTTAAATTTTAGAATTCCTCGTTGTTCGATGGTCGTACTAAGTGAAATTTAAAGGTTTCGTCACACagacgcgttttccgggcggcgcgtgagcggggcgcgccgcttttacatataaagcgCTCACGCGCCGCCTTTAGAATTCCTCGTTTCTCGTGGTGGTGGTACATTATGGCACTTTACATTTTAATACATTTGTTTACATAAAAAGATGAATAATACCTCCTCTAAAAATGTATATGCCCGTTGCAAGTGGTATTGATACCGTTTGTACACGGGTAGCCTCTTGTAGATGGCGTCCGGGTGCAGCCACGGCTGCAATATGCGCTTGCCCTGCAATTGCATGAATTCCTCCATTGCGTGCAGAAGATAATGATAGTCTGAAGACTTTTGCGTATTAACGTCAGTGTCCAGGGCAGTTTCTAAAACAAGATAGGATAGTGAAGGTATTTCTTGTAAACATAAAACTGatcaatttatattattaacgcTTTGACCGCCAACGACGTCAATTGGCGCGCGCGGCTACCCCCCAATATCAACCtctgtcaggcgtggctcactccgcgatttcgtcgcgtcgctacaagtacatttgATGAAGtcgaactgctgatgatgatcagaacggaactcttcaacgacgcatatacatatagtacacgtttgacgatttgtcctcttcgttaccTATGtgtgttaagcaagttaagtttttaagccacatttttgtcaagcttgagttctgatgatggggtccatgaggaatcgagggaactcctcaaatctggAAGGCATGCGTaggtatagagatttttgtattttcatcaaaatattaagcattttcattaaaaactgtcgcatttgatgcagtggaactgctgatgatgatgatcagaacagaactcttcaacgacgcatagtacacgtttggcgattttgacttggactggaaCTGGGACCCGGACCCAGACTAGGGCCCGGACTTGGACTCGGTCTCGGTCCCGGCCCGGTTCAGACCTGGACCTAGACTCAAACCCGGAGCCGGACCTGGACCAAGACCTGGACCTGGATCCGGGCTTGGACttatgtaatatttataagacctatgtacctacacagCCTTGAcagtcccgtttttgtcaaaacccagttctgatgatgggatccatgaggaatcgagggaactcctcaaaccttaaaggcatacatacagggtgccatttgaaagtaaaagtaaaataaatgacaaaaaataaacaaaaaaataaacaaaatcttgtctgattttagtaagagtaggggcattcaattgctcgttgtttatggagttagaaaaacatattactgatcacgactcaaatgtcaccctgtatagtgatttttgtgtttttatcaacaaatcaagcatatacattaaaaaagtgacatttgatgaagtggaactgctgatgatgttCAGaaaggaactcttcaacgacgcatagctcgtgtttagcgatttgtccttttcgttatgtttgttaagcaagttaggttttaggcacatttatgtcaatctcaaatctcaagttctgaacatggaatccatgaggaatcgagggaactcctcaaattttaaGGAACGTATAAAattgtttgtattttcatcagcaaataaagcatttacattaaaaactgtcgcatctgatgaagtggaactgttgatgatgatcagaacagaactctttaacgacgcatagtacatgttttgtgattttgcttttcgattttgacttggactggggcCCGGActccggacccggacccggaccgggACTCGGACCCCAACCCGgtccttgacccggaaaaccactatgatatataaactaaataaaccactatgattaccataaaggttaggttagtagttagagaagtcggtttttttatatttaagattATGTTATAGAGtgatcttctgtacttagtacttttCTGTGCGTCGCATTCAGATAAgattcacgatgacgcgccgcgcactTCCGACCGCTGTCATCAGTCTTCAAAGGCGCTCGTGTTTACTCGTATACTCGGCCAATGCCCACATATTGGCTCGCCAACTATAGGAACCGTGGAAGTTGTAGGTTCTGCCATATTCTGGCTTAAATCGGAAACTTGAAGGAATGTACGAAACTTTCTTTACCGCAAACTGTATCGACCGTGAACCTGGTGATATATCTCCAGATGGGAAAGTCGCCGCCCCCCGCCTCGGTCCGCAGCAGGTCGGCCATGATGGAACTCTGCGCGTCGAACACCGGCACCAGCTGGTTCAAGTTCTTCCGGCTGAAGAAAGCGGCGTTGATTTTGCGACGAGGGTGCCAAATGTTTACTGCAACAGTTGGAATAACATTAATAGAGTCTATATGAGCTAACTTGGCAGACTTTAACAGAACAAATTTAGGGTGTTTAACTGAGTTACGAAAACTTATGAATTTTTCGTAATTCGACAgtaaattacatacctacattacctacatttatttttgaCCCAAATTGGGCTTTTGTTTATTCCGCCTAGAATATGGAGAGAGAAGAGCTCTTTAAAATTACCAAATGTTATCAAAATCTGTCAAAAAACCGGACTAGTGCGAGTCGGAACTACTAAGGATcccgtacaaatttaacttaatttttgttattagtgttccgcacaaaactttgttcgcggaacatttatgggatcacttcggtcttgtttatttaagtattaattaattacatcgttttcagatttttccctggaTTTGTGGTGTAAGACGATACTACTtgtcaaatttcatagttctagatcaacgggaagtaccctataaattttgattcccttgagagtgtcgaaataCACGTTTATTGCGGCACTAACGGCCGTATCCGCTTTTTATGataacttagaagtttgatttttttcactGCTTCAAGGGACCGTAGACTTGAGTGTATGGTTTTAATTTCGACTTGATAtctccacgcgttcccgagataaactgctgtattcgaacttcaagatattcacaagagacgacacgtactagcttagatccattctagatacgttatagtttagatttcaactagttctcttttgcagcgcaattcgggcaaccaatgtcacttttacgttagatagagttagatatctattagatgtgaattggatctctaagtcatatcttgtggaaatcgttcaagagtaaggtgtctccagaatcgcgcaaatgtcaaatttgacaggttagatcttaaatatatcgttatcgtatcttggtgatgtctaaaagatatctaataaatgtctatttcaaaatctgaatcgggccaaaagggtcttgacagacggacggacaacaaagtgatcctataaggccCACTTGGGATGGTCCCACAAAtccggggttaagcgattaaaccgttaaccaagtgcCAAATTGTACTGGTCACCATGGTAacgccaggtttaaccggttaaccccgggttagtgaaatggtggaAGGGGGCCTAAGGGTTCTGTTGTTTTGCTTTTGAggtacctacggaaccctaacaatcgacaacaaaataaaaaatgggcCATATATTACCTGGAGCAAATATAGAACCGTTTCCTGTGGCAGTTTGCAATATCTTCATTATGTATTCGTCTTTGTCCAGGCACGATTTAGAAACCACCTCGATGGCCGCAGGGTCCGTCATACCTGTGATGTGAAACAAGAATAaagtaggggcccgattcggattttgtaatagacatctattagatatcttttagacatcgccaagatacgataacgatatgtttaagatctaacctgtcaaatttgacatttccgcgattctggagatactcttgaacgatttccacaagatattacttagagatctaattcacatgtaatagatatctaacacgatctatggtaaaagtgacattggttgcccgaattgcgctgaaaaagagaactagttgaaatctaaactataacgtatctagaatggatctagtacgtgtcgtctcttgtgaatatcttgaagttcgaatacggcagtaggtataataagtTGTTGTAATTATAAGAAGATTTTTTTGCATAGGTAAGTAACGTACTTTACGCAGTTTCTACCTGTGGAAACTTATAATTGAATCACTGCTTTTATGTTATTACCTAACTTGTTATTTACTTTAACTGTAAGTTTtccaaacaaataaaatataataaataatattttattattctcagTATTCTTACCAACAAACAGCCTATTGGCCAGCCAAAAACTTGTAAGACCATCGTGCTGATTTGATATTCGACCTATTTTTTGTAACGCTTGCATAATATCTgaaagaaaatagttatttgttacgatacaagtgcgaaaaataggaaattcgcaacgagtggcaaattttaaaacacgaccgaagcaagaccgaagggagtgttttcaatcgacacgagttgctaaTTACctgttcgcacgtgtatcgtacaacgttttacagtacatacattttaaattttacggccttttaaattttcgacgtagttaaAAACGTAAAGTGCTTAAATATTACAGCACAGGGTATCGTAATGGGGCACCAGATCAAACACCAACGCTTGCATAATATCTgaaagaaaatagttatttgttacgatacaagtgcgaaaaataggaaattcgcaacgagtggcaaattttaaaacacgac
Above is a window of Cydia amplana chromosome 26, ilCydAmpl1.1, whole genome shotgun sequence DNA encoding:
- the LOC134660053 gene encoding cytochrome P450 4C1-like codes for the protein MIWQLLLVACALGTAYYRWSRRRLYKLAAEIPGLPDSYPVIGHGHIFAGSNEDIMQALQKIGRISNQHDGLTSFWLANRLFVGMTDPAAIEVVSKSCLDKDEYIMKILQTATGNGSIFAPVNIWHPRRKINAAFFSRKNLNQLVPVFDAQSSIMADLLRTEAGGGDFPIWRYITRFTVDTVCETALDTDVNTQKSSDYHYLLHAMEEFMQLQGKRILQPWLHPDAIYKRLPVYKRYQYHLQRAYTFLEENIQKKKEKVTESGLNNFKNNNELSNFIDVIIQSSGGLEKGYSDLELREELLVFMVAGSDTSATAISFTAVLLSRYPDVQDKVYQELQEVFGESDRAVTVEDLPKLTYLEAVIKESLRLYPPVPIVVREVHEDTLLPSGITLVDETALMFNIWGTHRNPAYWGPDAEEFRPERFLQGPLPHPAMFVPFSHSVRNCLGATYAMMSAKTALANVVRRHRLLPPAGVRAADLQRPLPVKYDIMMKAVDNFMLRIEERNQNKTLNV